A portion of the Eubacterium maltosivorans genome contains these proteins:
- a CDS encoding transcriptional regulator GutM translates to MNDGLKYFIFLAFAMMVLQSFLSYLQYKSYQKAVSALQGKGWILGIGMRKGGFHIKGGAIVVLAWNRGTNQVMACKRLQGIAMWKRFEDVDDYNGMTLNEVRKIGIEEDLAINPRLREKEPYSPLLVDKRRKKGALIQAIEAIDRRLAKEMEKEEQKKVVQDDGLERQELQARLRARQREIREEQSDKG, encoded by the coding sequence ATGAACGATGGCTTAAAGTATTTTATTTTTCTGGCTTTTGCCATGATGGTTCTGCAAAGCTTTTTATCCTATCTTCAATATAAAAGCTACCAGAAAGCTGTGAGCGCCCTTCAGGGAAAGGGCTGGATCCTGGGCATTGGCATGCGCAAGGGGGGCTTCCATATAAAGGGCGGCGCCATTGTTGTGCTGGCCTGGAACCGGGGAACTAACCAGGTCATGGCCTGTAAAAGACTACAGGGAATTGCCATGTGGAAGCGCTTTGAAGATGTGGACGACTATAACGGCATGACACTCAATGAAGTGCGCAAAATCGGGATCGAGGAAGATCTTGCCATCAACCCCCGGTTGCGCGAAAAAGAACCTTACAGTCCGCTTTTAGTTGATAAGCGCCGTAAAAAAGGCGCTCTCATACAGGCTATAGAAGCCATAGACAGGCGTCTCGCAAAAGAGATGGAAAAAGAGGAACAGAAAAAGGTCGTGCAGGATGACGGATTAGAACGGCAGGAGTTACAGGCACGGCTGCGCGCAAGACAGCGCGAAATCAGAGAAGAGCAGTCCGACAAAGGCTGA
- a CDS encoding HAD-IIA family hydrolase, whose translation MRFEKDQALNDVKLFVLDMDGTVYLGNNLIEGSLDFIHKVKETGRSFIFFTNNASRVPSFYKDKLAKMGLEVEESDVVTAGDVTAEFLKTYYPGKRVYLNGTPLLENSFKEKGINLVDDEPDVAVQSFDTTLTYEKLDKICRFVRNGVPFVATHMDTNCPTEDGFMPDCGAMCDLITSSTGVKPRFLGKPFKETVDMVLEITGFKRDEVAFVGDRIYTDVATGVKNGAKGFLVLTGEADMQTVAESEVEPDCIYDSLYEMSQYL comes from the coding sequence ATGCGATTTGAAAAAGACCAGGCATTGAATGATGTCAAACTGTTCGTACTGGATATGGATGGCACCGTCTATTTAGGCAACAACCTGATCGAAGGGTCTCTGGATTTCATCCATAAGGTTAAAGAAACTGGAAGAAGTTTTATCTTTTTTACCAATAACGCGTCCCGTGTGCCGTCTTTTTATAAAGACAAGCTGGCTAAAATGGGTTTGGAGGTAGAGGAAAGCGATGTTGTCACCGCTGGTGACGTCACTGCCGAATTCTTAAAAACCTATTACCCCGGCAAGCGTGTTTACCTAAACGGTACGCCGCTTTTGGAAAACAGCTTTAAGGAAAAAGGGATTAATCTGGTTGATGACGAGCCCGATGTGGCGGTTCAGAGCTTTGATACCACCCTTACCTATGAAAAACTGGATAAGATCTGCCGTTTTGTTCGTAACGGCGTACCTTTTGTAGCCACCCATATGGACACCAACTGCCCGACAGAGGATGGTTTTATGCCGGACTGCGGCGCAATGTGCGATTTAATCACCTCGTCCACTGGCGTGAAACCGCGTTTCCTGGGCAAGCCCTTTAAGGAAACGGTGGATATGGTGCTGGAAATTACCGGCTTCAAACGCGACGAAGTTGCCTTCGTCGGTGACCGAATCTATACGGATGTGGCAACTGGCGTTAAAAATGGCGCAAAGGGCTTCCTGGTACTTACTGGTGAAGCGGATATGCAGACTGTCGCAGAATCCGAGGTAGAACCAGACTGCATTTATGATTCTTTATATGAAATGAGCCAGTATTTGTAA
- a CDS encoding GGDEF domain-containing protein, which yields MFEIKDSDAALHSLIDQSAASFFDLYRFVTPADYCVYNCKNARLEAEDIPCYAIWQRGTPCHNCSSIRALSLKEPVIKLEYLENKVFLILSTPHTIDGRRCVLELAKDVTASLMINDDRHCDNTIITDVIAELNNLSVRDLYTGLYNKSYAEREVSRCVNDKQSFTAAMMDIDDFKLINDTYGHQTGDVVLREMASLLTDAAANGGGWAARIGGDEFILIFPDLSLEQAEPILSGLSRDIREHLFYKGDTHFSINASMGIKEYHPGEMDAADFFDQVDRRMYEEKRRNKSGR from the coding sequence ATGTTTGAAATAAAAGACTCTGATGCCGCACTGCACAGTCTGATCGACCAGTCCGCCGCATCTTTTTTTGACCTGTACCGCTTTGTCACACCTGCGGACTACTGTGTCTATAATTGTAAAAACGCCCGTCTGGAGGCCGAGGACATTCCCTGTTATGCAATCTGGCAGCGCGGCACGCCCTGTCATAACTGTTCCTCCATTCGCGCGCTCAGTCTCAAGGAGCCTGTCATCAAGCTGGAGTATCTGGAAAACAAGGTCTTTCTGATTCTCTCCACACCGCATACCATTGATGGACGCCGCTGCGTTCTGGAGCTGGCCAAAGATGTTACTGCCAGCCTGATGATCAATGATGACCGCCACTGTGACAACACGATCATCACCGATGTTATCGCAGAGCTCAACAATCTTTCCGTCCGTGATCTCTATACTGGCCTCTACAATAAAAGTTATGCAGAGCGTGAGGTTTCACGCTGTGTCAACGATAAGCAGTCCTTTACCGCCGCCATGATGGACATTGACGATTTTAAACTCATCAATGATACCTATGGACACCAAACCGGCGACGTTGTTCTGCGTGAGATGGCTTCTCTGCTGACAGACGCTGCCGCCAACGGCGGCGGCTGGGCGGCCCGTATCGGCGGTGATGAATTTATCCTGATTTTCCCAGACCTTTCCCTGGAACAGGCCGAGCCCATTCTCTCCGGTCTATCCCGAGACATCAGAGAACACCTTTTTTATAAAGGTGATACTCATTTTTCGATCAATGCGAGCATGGGGATTAAGGAATACCATCCCGGTGAAATGGATGCCGCCGACTTTTTTGATCAGGTGGACAGGCGGATGTATGAAGAAAAGAGACGAAACAAAAGCGGCCGATAA
- a CDS encoding cobalamin B12-binding domain-containing protein, with amino-acid sequence MSLLPIDQNPEFRGLANEILNRQFELDPKLGRELGEMDKKKMYQDVVYNLDMLYTALALEDGKIFENYARWLYQLLCPLLSSYTKERVRDQLLDSYALMEECMERAVAPESLPGMKEMLDRASRATVEECEKSGKAEEKPPRKYEAEIQEYLDCVLRADTKNAMFLIPEYVKNGIPLPDVYVDIAGECMREVGELWHSHTIQVNEEHYCTSTTQMALSQLYPVIFSQKRRSKKILVACVGSELHELAARMVADLFEYNGWDSVYLGAAVPAEAVQAAVEAHQPDLVALSVTMPQHLLICKETVERLRSMYPAIKIAVGGKAFEWTNEIWKNWRVDAYTQDAKTFVAWAVDTLK; translated from the coding sequence ATGAGCTTGTTACCGATTGATCAAAATCCAGAATTTCGAGGTCTGGCAAATGAGATTTTAAACCGTCAGTTTGAGCTGGATCCAAAGCTTGGCAGAGAGCTGGGCGAGATGGACAAAAAGAAAATGTATCAGGACGTCGTGTACAATTTGGATATGCTATACACTGCTTTGGCGCTTGAGGATGGAAAGATTTTTGAGAATTATGCCCGGTGGCTTTACCAGCTGCTCTGTCCATTGTTGTCCTCTTATACAAAGGAGCGGGTCAGAGATCAGCTTTTGGACAGCTATGCTCTGATGGAGGAATGCATGGAGCGGGCTGTCGCGCCTGAGAGCTTGCCTGGGATGAAGGAAATGCTTGACCGCGCGTCGCGCGCGACGGTTGAAGAATGTGAAAAGAGCGGAAAAGCAGAGGAAAAGCCGCCGAGAAAATATGAGGCGGAAATTCAGGAGTACCTGGATTGTGTTTTAAGGGCTGACACAAAAAATGCAATGTTTTTAATCCCGGAATATGTAAAGAACGGTATTCCTCTGCCAGACGTCTATGTAGACATTGCAGGCGAGTGTATGCGTGAGGTGGGTGAGCTGTGGCACAGCCATACAATACAGGTGAATGAGGAGCATTACTGCACCTCAACCACACAGATGGCGCTCTCCCAGCTGTACCCGGTCATTTTCAGCCAGAAGCGCAGGTCAAAAAAGATTCTTGTGGCCTGTGTCGGCAGTGAGTTGCACGAGCTGGCAGCGCGCATGGTGGCAGATCTCTTTGAATACAATGGGTGGGACAGCGTTTATCTTGGAGCGGCGGTGCCGGCGGAAGCTGTCCAGGCCGCAGTAGAAGCGCATCAACCAGATTTGGTAGCCCTCTCAGTAACCATGCCCCAGCATCTGTTAATCTGTAAGGAAACCGTAGAACGGCTGCGGAGCATGTATCCGGCTATTAAGATCGCCGTGGGCGGAAAAGCTTTTGAATGGACAAATGAAATATGGAAGAACTGGAGAGTCGATGCATACACTCAGGATGCCAAAACTTTTGTGGCATGGGCAGTGGATACACTGAAATAA
- a CDS encoding sugar-binding transcriptional regulator, with amino-acid sequence MKKVIDDERLMVKICDMYYNQDLNQKVISAQLGLSRPTVSRIISNGKERGIVKIIIDNLEGTDYVELEREIENLYGLREVIVVDTKKDIEDQKNEIGRAAAQYLERVVKDGNVVGVSMGTTLGYIARHVVGNATKNITFVPLIGGMGHLRMELHSNYIVEDLAKVFGGEFMLMHAPARVSGKQIKEELLKEDGISKIIRMGDKLDVALVGIGVPNSTSAIMATGYYDRVEMNKMREKHVAGDICMQFYDINGSTTPFKIDNNVVGIEIKKLRRVPHSIGVACGIEKVDAIKGAINGKYINTLVTDVESARKLIEEE; translated from the coding sequence ATGAAAAAGGTCATTGATGACGAGCGGCTGATGGTTAAAATCTGCGATATGTATTACAATCAGGATTTAAACCAGAAAGTCATTTCAGCTCAGCTTGGCTTGTCCAGGCCAACGGTTTCCCGGATCATCAGCAATGGTAAGGAGCGGGGAATTGTAAAAATCATCATCGACAACCTGGAAGGCACCGACTATGTGGAGCTGGAACGGGAAATCGAAAACCTGTATGGCCTGCGTGAGGTCATTGTCGTTGACACCAAGAAAGACATTGAAGACCAGAAAAACGAAATTGGCCGGGCAGCCGCCCAATACCTGGAACGCGTGGTCAAGGACGGTAACGTCGTCGGTGTATCCATGGGAACAACTCTGGGGTATATCGCCCGACATGTTGTGGGAAATGCGACCAAAAATATCACTTTTGTACCGCTGATCGGCGGCATGGGTCATCTTCGGATGGAGCTGCACTCCAACTATATTGTAGAGGATCTGGCAAAGGTGTTTGGCGGGGAATTTATGCTTATGCACGCTCCGGCAAGAGTTTCCGGCAAACAGATTAAAGAAGAGCTTCTGAAAGAGGACGGCATCAGCAAAATTATCCGGATGGGTGATAAGCTGGATGTGGCGCTGGTGGGAATTGGGGTTCCAAACAGCACGTCTGCCATTATGGCTACCGGCTATTATGACCGGGTAGAAATGAACAAAATGCGTGAAAAACATGTGGCAGGCGACATCTGCATGCAGTTTTATGACATTAACGGCAGCACAACCCCTTTCAAGATTGATAATAACGTGGTCGGTATTGAAATTAAAAAGCTGCGCCGCGTACCGCATTCCATCGGTGTAGCCTGTGGCATTGAAAAGGTCGACGCCATCAAGGGCGCCATCAACGGCAAGTATATCAATACCTTAGTCACCGATGTTGAAAGCGCAAGAAAGCTGATTGAAGAAGAATAG
- a CDS encoding VOC family protein — protein sequence MKFSFVTIHVNHLEESIRFYEDILGLKVLRRFEAGPGREIAFMGGEGAELELIGDAHDSEVNVNEKISLGFEIASVEECIKTLQKKGVPVFSGPFQPNPKTRFFFIQDPDGVMLEFIEQN from the coding sequence ATGAAATTTTCTTTTGTAACCATACATGTCAATCATTTGGAGGAATCGATCCGGTTTTATGAGGATATTCTTGGCCTTAAGGTTTTGCGCCGTTTTGAGGCCGGACCGGGAAGGGAAATCGCCTTTATGGGCGGCGAGGGAGCAGAGCTTGAGCTCATCGGAGATGCTCATGACAGCGAGGTGAACGTTAATGAAAAGATTTCTCTGGGCTTTGAGATCGCATCGGTAGAAGAATGTATAAAGACGCTTCAGAAAAAAGGCGTGCCGGTTTTCAGCGGTCCTTTTCAGCCAAATCCAAAGACGCGTTTTTTCTTTATTCAGGATCCGGACGGCGTGATGCTTGAGTTTATCGAACAAAATTAA
- a CDS encoding coenzyme F420-0:L-glutamate ligase: MTRATGTVSRGVRAPIIREGDDLAGIVVDSVLEASQNEGFDLNDCDVVGITEAVVARAQGNYASVDAIAKDVKAKFPDGEFGVIFPIMSRNRFAICLRGIARGAKKLTIMMSYPSDEVGNHLVDLDQLDEKGVNPWTDVLDEARYRELFGSNPHTFTGVDYVSYYKTLCEEENAEVRFVFANDCRSILLYEKHVLTCDIHTRERSKRLLKAAGAQTVLGLDDLLTEPVDGSGYNTDYGLLGSNKATEEKVKLFPKDCEHFVHEVQARLHQATGKSIEVMVFGDGAFKDPVGKIWELADPVVSPAYTDGLNGTPNEVKLKYLADNNFADLSGDALKSAISDYIANKPKESLVGKMETQGTTPRRLTDLLGSLCDLTTGSGDKGTPIVLIQGYFDNYAD, encoded by the coding sequence ATGACAAGAGCAACCGGCACCGTATCCAGAGGCGTACGGGCACCGATCATTCGGGAGGGCGACGATCTTGCAGGCATCGTGGTCGATTCTGTATTAGAGGCATCTCAAAACGAGGGCTTTGATTTAAACGACTGTGATGTTGTGGGCATTACTGAAGCGGTAGTCGCCCGGGCACAGGGCAATTACGCCAGTGTGGACGCCATCGCCAAGGATGTAAAGGCTAAATTTCCAGACGGCGAGTTCGGCGTAATTTTTCCAATCATGAGCCGCAACCGTTTTGCCATCTGTCTGCGCGGAATCGCCAGGGGCGCTAAAAAGCTGACCATTATGATGAGCTATCCCTCCGACGAGGTGGGCAATCATCTGGTGGACCTTGATCAGCTTGATGAAAAGGGTGTAAACCCCTGGACAGACGTGCTGGATGAAGCCCGCTACCGCGAATTGTTCGGAAGTAATCCGCACACCTTTACCGGTGTCGATTACGTCTCTTACTATAAGACACTCTGCGAAGAGGAAAACGCCGAAGTCCGTTTTGTCTTTGCCAATGACTGCCGCAGTATCCTGCTCTACGAAAAGCATGTACTCACCTGTGATATCCATACCCGCGAACGCTCCAAACGTCTGTTAAAGGCCGCTGGCGCTCAAACCGTTCTGGGTCTGGACGACCTGCTGACCGAACCGGTAGACGGCAGCGGCTACAATACCGATTACGGTCTCCTGGGCTCAAACAAAGCGACTGAGGAAAAAGTCAAGCTCTTTCCGAAGGATTGTGAGCATTTCGTCCACGAGGTACAGGCAAGACTGCACCAGGCAACTGGCAAAAGCATTGAGGTCATGGTTTTTGGCGACGGCGCCTTCAAGGATCCGGTCGGCAAAATCTGGGAATTGGCCGATCCAGTTGTCAGCCCGGCTTACACCGACGGTTTAAATGGAACCCCCAACGAAGTCAAACTAAAATATCTGGCTGACAACAACTTTGCTGATTTATCCGGCGACGCCCTCAAATCAGCGATTTCTGACTACATTGCCAATAAGCCCAAGGAATCTCTCGTTGGAAAAATGGAAACCCAGGGCACTACGCCGCGCCGTCTGACCGACCTGCTCGGCAGTCTGTGCGACTTAACCACCGGAAGTGGCGACAAGGGGACCCCCATTGTATTAATCCAGGGATATTTCGATAATTACGCGGATTAG
- the srlA gene encoding PTS glucitol/sorbitol transporter subunit IIC — MEALQTFGQGFMGLFQNGANYFIQLYVLQLLPWVIIMITFMHILFKLIGLERIEKLVQLCNKFFLTRWILSPVIAMVFSGNPMTYPYARFLPENQKVAFFDPGISFCHPVTGLFPHANPGELFVWLGIASGVYVQGLQFGIGIESLGGLAVEYFLLGMVMVLLRSIFTQVIYNAKYKAKYGHAQGSETEA; from the coding sequence ATGGAAGCTTTACAAACTTTCGGACAAGGCTTTATGGGTCTGTTCCAGAACGGCGCGAACTACTTTATCCAACTTTATGTCTTGCAGTTACTGCCATGGGTTATTATCATGATAACCTTTATGCACATTCTGTTTAAACTAATCGGACTGGAACGAATCGAAAAGCTTGTCCAGTTGTGCAACAAATTTTTCTTAACCCGCTGGATTCTGTCACCGGTAATCGCCATGGTATTCTCAGGTAACCCGATGACTTATCCCTATGCCCGTTTCTTACCAGAAAACCAGAAGGTAGCCTTCTTTGACCCTGGTATTTCTTTCTGCCACCCCGTTACCGGTTTATTCCCACACGCCAACCCAGGCGAACTTTTCGTATGGCTGGGGATTGCCAGCGGTGTCTACGTACAGGGCTTACAGTTCGGTATCGGCATCGAATCTCTTGGTGGCTTAGCAGTGGAATACTTCCTGCTTGGGATGGTGATGGTACTGCTTCGCAGCATCTTTACCCAGGTAATCTACAACGCTAAGTACAAAGCAAAATACGGCCATGCACAGGGCTCAGAAACGGAGGCATAA
- a CDS encoding zinc ribbon domain-containing protein gives MEKFCQSCGMPMSEEVCGTNADGSKNGDYCQYCYEKGAFTAPDISMEEMIGICVGPMVESNAEMTEEQARGMMRAFFPSLKRWRA, from the coding sequence ATGGAAAAATTTTGCCAGTCCTGCGGGATGCCAATGAGCGAGGAAGTGTGTGGAACCAATGCCGATGGCAGCAAAAACGGTGATTACTGCCAGTATTGTTATGAAAAGGGTGCTTTTACAGCGCCGGATATAAGCATGGAAGAAATGATTGGGATCTGTGTTGGGCCGATGGTGGAGAGCAACGCTGAAATGACAGAAGAACAGGCGCGGGGAATGATGAGAGCGTTTTTCCCAAGCCTTAAGCGCTGGAGAGCATAA
- a CDS encoding MarR family winged helix-turn-helix transcriptional regulator — protein sequence MELPTQDEILKLISIIQRKTQMYLNKQTSELGLTSGQAPFIMITCENGRIPQNRFVELLDMNKSTVTKMVAKLEENGYMTREANACDSRSFDVYPTEKAYEVLPELQRIGTGWVDEITADMTEIEKAVFFDLLRKSAERAGKYFDNH from the coding sequence ATGGAGCTGCCGACCCAGGATGAAATATTAAAATTGATCTCCATTATTCAAAGAAAGACTCAGATGTATTTAAATAAGCAGACCAGCGAGCTGGGACTGACCAGCGGGCAGGCGCCCTTTATCATGATTACCTGTGAGAATGGGAGAATACCGCAGAACCGTTTTGTTGAGCTGCTGGACATGAACAAAAGCACTGTGACCAAAATGGTGGCAAAGCTCGAGGAAAATGGTTATATGACCCGGGAGGCAAACGCCTGTGACAGCCGTTCCTTTGATGTTTATCCCACCGAAAAAGCCTATGAGGTGTTGCCGGAGCTGCAGCGCATCGGTACCGGATGGGTCGATGAGATCACGGCAGACATGACAGAAATTGAAAAAGCTGTTTTTTTCGATCTTCTGAGAAAGAGCGCGGAGCGGGCAGGAAAATACTTTGACAACCATTAA
- a CDS encoding sn-glycerol-1-phosphate dehydrogenase, which yields MNEILNLAINEMANTEFDCSCGRHHNFSIHDIAIGKGAIKELPRVAEPFKEGKILIVYDDNTYKAAGKEAKQLLDNAGFNVKELLFDRGGELLIPDESVVGRILEEQELDVSLMVAVGSGSLNDSVKYVSSRTKVPYIIVCTAPSMDGYVADGAPLICNGYKYSYPACLAYGVVGDTDIMKEAPMELIHAGFGDVVGKITALADWDLSVKVNDEYRCETCVELVQRALDKCFGQAEALKERNDEATLYLIEALTLTGVAMGLVNISRPASGAEHMLSHYWEMDYIARGLTPIHHGTQVGVATPVIAMFFEEMADLLPEGTGALCPPHKEIEELLRKAGCPVTPKDIGIDRDLFHRSLIEGYKVRPRYSVMEFAKAHGRLEEIADKITNTIYGE from the coding sequence ATGAATGAAATCCTGAACCTGGCCATCAACGAAATGGCAAACACTGAATTTGACTGCTCCTGCGGGAGACATCACAATTTCTCAATTCATGACATCGCCATCGGAAAAGGCGCGATCAAGGAACTGCCGCGTGTGGCGGAACCCTTTAAAGAAGGAAAAATCCTCATCGTTTACGATGATAACACCTATAAAGCAGCCGGTAAGGAAGCAAAACAGCTGTTAGACAACGCGGGCTTCAATGTCAAGGAATTACTGTTTGACCGTGGTGGAGAATTATTGATTCCAGACGAAAGTGTTGTCGGACGTATTCTTGAAGAACAGGAATTGGACGTCAGCCTGATGGTAGCCGTGGGTTCAGGCTCACTTAATGACTCTGTTAAATATGTATCCTCCCGTACAAAGGTGCCTTATATCATTGTCTGCACCGCCCCCTCCATGGACGGCTATGTAGCTGATGGCGCGCCGCTGATCTGCAACGGTTATAAATATTCTTATCCGGCATGCCTTGCTTATGGCGTTGTCGGCGATACCGATATTATGAAAGAAGCGCCAATGGAATTAATCCACGCAGGCTTTGGCGATGTCGTCGGAAAAATCACCGCCCTGGCTGACTGGGATTTATCCGTTAAGGTCAATGACGAATACCGCTGCGAAACCTGCGTAGAGCTTGTACAGCGCGCATTGGATAAATGCTTTGGCCAGGCAGAAGCGTTAAAAGAACGCAATGACGAAGCGACTTTATACTTAATCGAAGCCTTAACCCTGACTGGTGTGGCCATGGGACTTGTCAATATCTCCCGTCCGGCTTCCGGCGCAGAACATATGCTGTCTCACTACTGGGAAATGGATTATATCGCAAGAGGGCTGACACCAATCCATCACGGCACACAGGTTGGTGTTGCGACACCAGTTATCGCCATGTTCTTTGAAGAAATGGCAGACCTTCTGCCAGAGGGAACCGGAGCACTGTGTCCGCCGCATAAAGAAATTGAAGAACTTCTTCGCAAAGCTGGCTGCCCGGTGACACCGAAGGATATCGGCATTGACAGAGATTTATTCCACAGAAGCCTGATCGAAGGCTACAAGGTACGTCCGCGGTATTCTGTTATGGAATTTGCAAAAGCTCACGGCCGTCTGGAAGAAATTGCAGACAAAATTACAAATACAATTTACGGAGAATAA
- a CDS encoding putative bifunctional diguanylate cyclase/phosphodiesterase, which yields MIGYFALCGAQGNVNKVIRSVPMCFVNEGENIRQLFSEDENMDALLNPADGQVTSARLRIREEDRSVWAAAKKRGTQLLFIMWDIEDISEVSELMRLYISMTDDLELVQQEPYEASYYEIQKVNNQLINYQRALTKANERLKMLLKEVREAKSTIELLERDPLTNLYTQNAFFDRAAAMLKENPETDFDIIAVDIERFKMVNDAFGNAAGDKLLTEMAICLLSIREDGKTLFARAGADKFYALIPHGTSAYEMLDRHIGFLEENYPLPMRLQIKLGIYRIEDRSLSIPRMCDRAVLAADSIKGFFDKRFACYDDSIRKKMIMEQNIIDTMREALEREDFQVYLQPKVEIGNGRLMGAEALVRWQHPQLGMVSPGDFIPVFEKNGFIYALDQFVWRKACEIMGRWKSEKGAFIPVSVNVSRADIYHVDLPGVLMKMVEENGLEPGNLHLEITESAYVSDSRQLLPVIERLKELGFIIEMDDFGNGYSSLNTLSELPIDVLKIDLEFLRMRKNVMRRKQIMRFVINLANELRLQVIAEGAETEEQIELLREMGCEYAQGYYYGRPMPQDDFQDYLSKQTISEAKVL from the coding sequence ATGATTGGATATTTTGCGCTGTGCGGCGCACAGGGAAACGTCAATAAAGTCATCCGAAGCGTACCGATGTGTTTTGTGAATGAAGGGGAGAATATACGGCAGCTTTTTTCAGAGGATGAAAATATGGATGCGCTGCTGAATCCGGCGGACGGCCAGGTGACGTCCGCAAGGCTGAGAATCCGAGAAGAAGATCGGAGCGTCTGGGCAGCGGCAAAGAAAAGGGGCACACAGCTGCTTTTCATAATGTGGGATATTGAGGATATCTCCGAGGTGTCTGAGCTGATGAGACTGTATATTTCCATGACCGATGATCTGGAGCTGGTGCAGCAGGAGCCCTATGAAGCCAGTTATTATGAGATACAGAAGGTTAATAATCAGCTGATTAATTATCAACGGGCATTGACGAAGGCCAACGAACGGTTGAAAATGCTGCTTAAGGAAGTGCGTGAAGCCAAAAGCACCATTGAACTTCTGGAGCGCGACCCATTGACCAATCTGTATACCCAGAACGCATTTTTTGACCGGGCGGCGGCTATGTTGAAGGAAAATCCTGAAACGGATTTTGATATTATTGCTGTGGATATTGAGCGCTTTAAGATGGTCAATGACGCATTTGGCAATGCAGCAGGCGACAAGCTACTGACAGAAATGGCCATTTGTCTGCTGAGCATACGCGAAGATGGAAAAACACTGTTTGCCAGAGCTGGGGCGGATAAGTTTTACGCGCTAATACCCCACGGCACATCAGCTTATGAGATGCTGGACCGGCACATTGGATTTTTAGAGGAAAACTATCCGCTGCCCATGCGTCTTCAGATTAAGCTGGGTATCTACCGCATAGAGGACCGGAGTCTCAGTATTCCGAGGATGTGTGATCGTGCGGTGCTGGCAGCAGACAGCATCAAAGGTTTTTTTGACAAACGGTTTGCCTGCTATGATGATTCGATCCGTAAAAAGATGATCATGGAGCAGAACATTATCGATACCATGAGAGAAGCGCTGGAGCGGGAGGATTTCCAGGTCTACCTTCAGCCAAAGGTAGAGATCGGTAATGGACGGCTGATGGGGGCAGAGGCTCTGGTGCGCTGGCAGCATCCGCAGCTCGGCATGGTTTCGCCGGGAGACTTTATCCCGGTGTTTGAGAAAAATGGATTTATTTATGCCCTGGATCAGTTTGTATGGCGGAAAGCCTGTGAGATAATGGGCCGGTGGAAGAGTGAAAAGGGAGCGTTTATCCCTGTATCGGTCAATGTATCCAGGGCGGATATCTACCATGTTGATCTGCCAGGAGTTTTGATGAAAATGGTTGAAGAAAACGGCCTGGAGCCAGGGAACCTGCATCTGGAGATCACGGAGTCGGCTTATGTGTCCGATTCACGGCAGCTGCTCCCGGTTATTGAACGGCTCAAGGAGCTTGGTTTTATCATTGAAATGGATGACTTCGGCAATGGGTACTCTTCGCTCAATACGCTTTCCGAGCTTCCCATTGATGTACTGAAAATTGATCTGGAATTTTTGAGAATGCGGAAAAATGTCATGCGCAGAAAACAGATTATGCGTTTTGTTATCAATCTGGCCAACGAACTCAGGCTCCAGGTTATCGCGGAAGGTGCAGAAACAGAGGAGCAGATTGAGCTGCTGCGTGAAATGGGCTGTGAATACGCCCAGGGCTATTACTATGGAAGACCCATGCCCCAGGATGATTTCCAGGACTACCTGTCAAAACAGACGATCAGCGAAGCCAAAGTGTTATGA